TGGCCGCCAACATACGACCAAAGACTCAAGAGGTCAATATTTTCTTACACACTTTTTATCTGAGGGGCCTTAAGTTCCCGATAAACAATGAAAAGACCGCTTGAAATGACGACTGCACATCCCAAAAGAAGGTGCGGGGTGGGGTAATTTCCGTAAAGAAAAATATCCAAAACGGCACTCCAAAGCATAGAGGTATAAATTATGGGGGCCACAGTGCCGGCGGAAGCATTTAAATACGCATGACTAATGCACAGTTGTCCAATGCCACCACCAATCCCGAGCATCATGAGTGAAATCCACCCTCCAAGGTCCGGCTCTACCCAATAAAAAGGCAACACAAATAATGTGAAAAGCCCTGGAATTAAGGATCCCCAAAAGGTTAAGGACAAGGGATCAATGGAAAGGCTCAGTTTGCGTCCAAAAAGATTATAGGCCTCCTCAAGGCCGGCGCCTGCAATAATTCCTAAGGCCGCCCAATGCATCACATCCCCAGAGGGCTTTGCAATAATCAAAACGCCTATGAATCCGATCGCTACCGCTCCCCACTGTAATGATTCGACCTTTTCTTTCAAAATCGGGTAAGACAAAATCACGAGGAAAAACGTTGAGGAAAAATAAAGAGCAATGGAGTTGGCTAAAGGCAAGGGCCCGATTCCCCAAAATAAACTTGTCAGGGCCACTGCCAACAAGATTCCACGAAAAAGATGAAGTTTTCCGGATACAAGAGGAGATGAAATACGCCTGCCTTTGAAAAACATAAGTCCCACACAAAAAAGTGCGGCAAATAAGCAACGGAATGTCACAAGTTGAATGGGAGGGTAAAGTGTCGTTGTGTCTTTGACAATAGCGTTCAAAATAGAGAAAACCAACATCGCAAGACACATATAAAACATTCCCCAAAGGGGTGATTGAATTTTGGGCATACATTTCCCTGTCTGTGAATGCATTTATAAATACAGTGAATTACTTATGTTGCAAAAATTACCTACGTCAAGAAAAATCCCTCTTGCATTTTCAAAAGACTCTGATCATATTGCCTTGCCCCTGATGTGGGGGTGTTTTTATTTAATGGAGAATATACAAATGAAAAATATCGCTTTGGCTCTCGCCCTCGTTGCTGGTTTCGCTTCTGCTGCAGTTGCTACAGAAGAAAAAGCTACAACTTCCACAACTGAAGTTGCTGTTGATTCCACAAAAGCTGCTACTGAAGGTACAGTTGATTCTTCTAAAAAAGAAGCTTCTTCTGAAGAGACAACAAAAGCTAACTAATCTCTTTGAGATTTAGCTTTTTGAAAAAGAGTGTAGGTTATCTGCCTACACTCTTTTTCTTTTTTAAAGATCCCTCTAAGATACGTTAAATTATTTTTTTGGAAGTTTTGAAACGACAATGGCCCCATCCGCCCGAGAATTCTGGAAATCTTTTGTGTACGAACGCTTTCAAGAGGGATTTGGACTTTTGCTCTTAAGTTTTTCGGCTTGGGTTTTTATTGTTCTTTTTTCTCACAATCCCTTGGATCCTTCCGCTAATGTCGCAATTAACGCCGACATTCAAAACTGGGGTGGAGAAGGCGGGGCAAATGTAAGCGATATGTTATTGCAACTTTTGGGTCGCAGTGCTTATGCAGTTCCTTTAGGGTTGGTGCTTTTGGCCTTGGGCACAATGAAAAAAACGTCTTTCTTAAAATTGGTGTCTTTGAGTACACTTTTTCTTCTCTCCTTTCTTCTTTTAAGTCCAGGTCTTCTCGTCATTCATTGGGGAGGTGCATTGGGACATATGATGATCTCGGTCATTTTGCCTTTAAGCGCTTATCTCATTTCTCTCAACATCACCATTTTGATATTCAGTCTTTTGGGAAGTCTAGGTCTTGTGATTGGATTTTCACTCATTGGTTTGCATCCCGTTCAAAGAACGAAAGAGATTTTGTCGGGTCTTTACGAATTTGGGATAAAAATTATTTCGTTTTTCAACTGGGTCCGTTTAAAATTTCCCCATTCCCGTGGCAAAAAACGGATTGATCCCGAATTTGAGGAAGAGATGGCACTTCCGGTGCCAGACGATAAATCCTTAAGGCTTCAAGACTACATTCGCCCCGCTTCTGAAAAGCCAATGCCGTCTAAATCACCAAAAGTAAAAAAGGAAATGCCTGCGCCCCTTCTCGATTTGGCTCAGGATGATGATTATCAATTGCCACCTTTAAATCTTTTGACGCCGCCTGAAAAAGTCTCCCGCGTCCATGAAGTTTCAACAGAACAGCTCGAGGAAAATGCAAGACTTCTTGAGGA
This DNA window, taken from Candidatus Bealeia paramacronuclearis, encodes the following:
- a CDS encoding DMT family transporter, coding for MPKIQSPLWGMFYMCLAMLVFSILNAIVKDTTTLYPPIQLVTFRCLFAALFCVGLMFFKGRRISSPLVSGKLHLFRGILLAVALTSLFWGIGPLPLANSIALYFSSTFFLVILSYPILKEKVESLQWGAVAIGFIGVLIIAKPSGDVMHWAALGIIAGAGLEEAYNLFGRKLSLSIDPLSLTFWGSLIPGLFTLFVLPFYWVEPDLGGWISLMMLGIGGGIGQLCISHAYLNASAGTVAPIIYTSMLWSAVLDIFLYGNYPTPHLLLGCAVVISSGLFIVYRELKAPQIKSV